The Methylacidimicrobium sp. B4 genome contains a region encoding:
- a CDS encoding efflux RND transporter periplasmic adaptor subunit, with protein MIAFLTASRKGLGWALCAWLVLPPLPGRAAEGAGSTDRSSSGEPKIPFEQACPKKEADPPPQLVAGKGLLLSEVTRKALRIETAPVIVHDLTPQLSGSAQVYQGAAERAQPSSSTRPGLAYATVFIDPRTAEKLKVGNLVRLRHKGQPPQEGTERSGKIFQIDQELVPVTGQAELLIEFPDPSSDFPVGTWIEFTTPLGSDASHLAVPQSALLATAEGNFVYVWDGRFYRRTPITLSFSTDGLVAIVGDPPAGTPVVSHGAEDLWLLELSLRQGLTRGSE; from the coding sequence ATGATCGCCTTCCTCACTGCGAGCCGGAAGGGCCTCGGCTGGGCACTCTGCGCCTGGCTGGTTCTCCCACCACTTCCGGGCCGGGCCGCTGAAGGCGCGGGCTCTACCGATCGCTCCTCTTCGGGGGAGCCGAAGATTCCGTTCGAGCAGGCGTGCCCGAAGAAGGAAGCCGATCCCCCTCCCCAGCTCGTCGCGGGCAAGGGGCTTCTGCTGAGCGAGGTGACGCGCAAAGCCCTGCGGATCGAGACGGCTCCGGTGATCGTCCACGACCTGACCCCACAGCTGAGCGGCAGCGCCCAAGTCTACCAAGGGGCCGCGGAACGAGCGCAGCCAAGCAGCTCGACTCGGCCGGGCCTCGCTTACGCCACGGTGTTCATCGATCCCCGGACGGCGGAAAAGCTCAAGGTTGGCAATCTGGTCCGCCTGCGCCACAAGGGTCAGCCTCCGCAGGAGGGGACCGAGAGGTCGGGGAAGATCTTTCAAATCGACCAGGAGCTCGTTCCGGTGACCGGGCAGGCGGAGCTCCTGATCGAGTTTCCCGATCCCTCGAGCGACTTCCCGGTGGGCACCTGGATCGAATTCACCACGCCGCTCGGGAGCGATGCCTCCCATCTTGCGGTCCCCCAGAGCGCCCTCCTGGCAACCGCCGAAGGGAACTTCGTCTACGTCTGGGATGGCCGGTTTTATCGGCGCACGCCAATTACCCTCTCCTTTTCGACCGATGGGCTAGTCGCGATCGTGGGAGACCCGCCCGCCGGCACTCCCGTGGTCTCGCACGGAGCCGAAGATCTCTGGCTTCTCGAGCTTTCGCTCCGCCAGGGCTTGACCCGGGGTTCCGAATGA
- a CDS encoding TolC family protein yields the protein MKGTCAFLSFLLLAATDLVARAAEPQPQSALEALVAEALTRNPEVTYYAGAIAAAKGQAVQAGIVPYPQIEGFAGPWYSTPTRGGTATGWMQEYAIYQPVFFPGKMSLAKAIAERDVRVAELGLQQFRLSLAMQVRTLAYRLGVATANSRIAREISERAASLVDFLRRRPSAGVQGYLDLRILEGSLVDLQRLARELEQNRRAIQSQINALRARPATTPVPDTIFPPAEAPSLSLPTLQAQAKDRNYALLMRQTEIDRAAKSLDAAKLAALPDFSVGPFWIGEKGTNFDQGPGIVFTSGLPFWNDNKGNILTAEAQRRQAEALHGSAIWSVQSAVAASFATYLTARKQLSQQSHDVISRLRRAAELADRQYRLGAIPVQTFLEMQRQYLTSAQALYTAALDLQTALLNLENLTAGATLAPR from the coding sequence ATGAAGGGAACGTGTGCCTTCCTCTCCTTCCTGCTCTTGGCCGCCACAGACCTTGTCGCCCGGGCGGCGGAGCCCCAGCCCCAAAGCGCCCTTGAGGCACTCGTGGCGGAGGCGTTGACGCGCAACCCCGAAGTCACCTACTACGCAGGGGCGATCGCGGCCGCGAAGGGGCAGGCGGTTCAGGCGGGGATTGTCCCCTACCCCCAGATCGAAGGGTTCGCAGGCCCCTGGTACAGCACGCCGACCAGGGGTGGAACGGCTACCGGCTGGATGCAGGAATACGCGATCTACCAGCCCGTCTTCTTCCCCGGAAAGATGTCGCTGGCCAAGGCGATCGCGGAGAGGGACGTCCGCGTCGCCGAGCTCGGGCTCCAGCAGTTTCGTCTGAGCCTCGCCATGCAGGTGCGGACGCTGGCCTACCGGCTCGGTGTCGCCACAGCCAACTCGCGCATCGCGCGCGAGATCTCGGAGCGAGCGGCCAGCCTGGTCGACTTCCTGCGCCGCCGCCCGAGCGCCGGCGTCCAGGGCTATCTCGATCTCCGTATCCTGGAAGGAAGCCTGGTCGATCTCCAGCGGCTGGCGCGCGAGCTCGAGCAGAACCGGAGAGCGATCCAATCCCAGATCAATGCCCTCCGTGCCCGACCTGCGACGACGCCGGTGCCCGACACGATCTTCCCCCCGGCGGAAGCCCCCTCCCTGAGCCTGCCCACCCTGCAGGCACAGGCCAAGGACCGCAACTACGCTCTCCTCATGCGCCAAACCGAAATCGACCGGGCCGCCAAGTCGCTCGACGCGGCCAAGCTCGCGGCCCTTCCCGACTTTTCGGTCGGCCCATTCTGGATCGGGGAAAAGGGGACCAACTTCGACCAGGGACCCGGCATCGTCTTCACGAGCGGCCTGCCCTTCTGGAACGACAACAAGGGCAACATCCTGACCGCGGAAGCGCAGCGACGGCAAGCCGAAGCGCTGCATGGGTCGGCGATCTGGAGCGTCCAGAGTGCGGTGGCCGCCTCCTTCGCTACCTACCTGACGGCCCGCAAACAGCTCTCCCAGCAATCCCACGACGTCATTTCCCGGCTGAGGCGCGCCGCGGAGCTGGCCGACCGGCAGTATCGGCTCGGGGCGATCCCGGTACAGACCTTCCTTGAGATGCAGCGCCAGTATCTCACCTCCGCCCAGGCGCTCTACACGGCCGCCCTCGACCTCCAGACGGCGCTGCTCAATCTTGAGAACCTGACCGCGGGGGCGACGCTTGCTCCCCGGTAA
- a CDS encoding TolC family protein, protein MKRKHSLLPRAARPLALGSLLLLAASPGSEAELPRETVLSALVAEARAENPDYRSYEAAILAAEGQFVQVGMVPKPQLIAFVGPYLSSGSGGQTVLGYQQEFEILQPFYFPGKVSLRKAVARRDVLLAQLLLKEFGLSLEVSVRSLAQQIAVTVASAGAAREIEERTASVVAFLEKRPKAGILGYLDSRILEGSLIGLQQEVRWLEESRWSLIAQLNAYLGRAAETPVPEFLLPWESFPPLSLERLLSQVQRHNVLLEIHRVMIDRARQQRKATQIAGYPDFAMGPFWMAYQGVNFDAGPGITLTVGLPVGKAEIPGIEGVAWANQRGNLATAQAMEEQAMALFPAAERNAQSLLFARFSAYEATRSQLVLQPPSLIASLREAAALAERQYRIGAIDVHRFLAAQQQYLSAFRTVLAARLDATLAWLDLFFLTGGELPAKGFPE, encoded by the coding sequence GTGAAACGCAAGCACTCCCTCCTCCCGCGAGCCGCAAGGCCTCTGGCACTCGGCTCCCTCTTGCTTCTCGCCGCCTCTCCCGGATCGGAGGCGGAACTACCGCGGGAGACGGTCTTGAGCGCCCTCGTCGCCGAAGCTCGAGCCGAGAATCCCGATTATCGCTCCTACGAGGCGGCGATCCTGGCCGCCGAAGGACAGTTCGTTCAGGTGGGAATGGTCCCCAAGCCTCAGTTGATCGCTTTCGTGGGACCTTATCTGAGCAGCGGGAGCGGGGGGCAGACGGTGCTCGGCTACCAGCAGGAGTTCGAGATCCTGCAGCCCTTCTATTTTCCGGGCAAGGTCTCTCTTCGCAAGGCGGTCGCCCGACGAGACGTTCTGCTTGCGCAGCTTCTGCTCAAGGAGTTCGGCCTCTCTCTCGAGGTCTCCGTCCGCTCCCTCGCCCAACAGATCGCGGTCACCGTGGCCAGCGCGGGAGCTGCCCGGGAGATCGAGGAGAGAACCGCCTCGGTGGTCGCCTTTTTGGAGAAGCGTCCCAAGGCGGGTATCCTCGGATACCTCGACTCCCGCATCCTCGAGGGGAGCCTGATCGGCCTCCAGCAGGAGGTCCGGTGGCTCGAGGAGAGCCGCTGGTCGCTCATCGCGCAGCTCAACGCCTACTTGGGACGGGCGGCGGAAACGCCCGTGCCGGAGTTCCTGCTCCCTTGGGAGTCCTTTCCTCCGCTCTCGCTCGAGCGCCTCCTCTCCCAGGTACAGCGACACAACGTCCTCCTGGAGATCCATCGGGTGATGATCGATCGGGCTCGTCAGCAGCGGAAGGCGACGCAGATTGCCGGCTATCCCGACTTTGCCATGGGACCATTCTGGATGGCCTACCAAGGGGTCAACTTCGATGCGGGCCCAGGCATCACGCTCACCGTCGGGTTGCCCGTCGGAAAGGCGGAGATCCCCGGCATCGAGGGCGTCGCCTGGGCCAACCAACGGGGCAACCTGGCGACCGCCCAGGCGATGGAAGAGCAGGCGATGGCTCTCTTCCCGGCCGCCGAGCGCAATGCGCAAAGCCTCCTCTTCGCCCGTTTCTCCGCCTATGAGGCGACGCGAAGTCAGCTGGTACTCCAGCCGCCCAGCCTGATCGCCTCCCTCCGGGAAGCCGCCGCGCTCGCCGAGCGGCAGTATCGGATCGGGGCCATCGACGTCCACCGCTTCCTTGCGGCCCAGCAGCAGTACCTTTCCGCCTTCCGCACGGTGCTCGCCGCTCGGCTTGATGCCACGCTCGCTTGGCTCGACCTCTTCTTCTTGACGGGAGGAGAGTTGCCGGCCAAGGGTTTCCCTGAATGA
- the gpmA gene encoding 2,3-diphosphoglycerate-dependent phosphoglycerate mutase, with protein sequence MSFRLVLLRHGESVWNQENLFTGWMDVDLSERGKEEALRAGERLKRDGFRFDEAYTSVLKRSIRTLWSVLDRLDQMWLPTVCAWQLNERHYGALQGLNKRQTAQKYGEEQVLLWRRSYDIRPPLLSSGDPRHPRHDPRYASVPLEELPSGESLKDTLARVIPYWEKELAPRIRAGKRLIVVAHGNSLRALLKYLDRLSEEEVLRLNVPTGMPLIYEFDAELRPVSRRYLASEDEVASASASVASQGRAR encoded by the coding sequence GTGAGTTTCCGCCTGGTCTTGCTGCGCCATGGAGAGAGTGTCTGGAACCAAGAGAATCTCTTTACCGGCTGGATGGACGTCGACCTGTCCGAACGGGGGAAGGAGGAGGCGCTCCGGGCGGGCGAGCGGCTCAAGCGCGATGGCTTTCGTTTCGATGAAGCCTATACCTCCGTCCTGAAGCGCTCGATCCGTACCCTTTGGAGCGTGCTCGACCGGCTCGACCAGATGTGGCTGCCGACGGTCTGCGCCTGGCAGCTCAACGAGCGCCATTATGGTGCCCTCCAAGGTCTCAACAAGAGGCAGACCGCGCAAAAGTATGGGGAGGAGCAGGTGCTGCTCTGGCGGCGTTCCTACGATATTCGTCCGCCTCTGCTCTCTTCGGGCGATCCGCGCCATCCTCGCCACGATCCCCGCTATGCCTCGGTACCCCTCGAGGAGCTGCCCTCAGGCGAGAGCCTCAAGGACACGCTGGCGCGCGTCATCCCCTACTGGGAAAAGGAGCTTGCCCCCCGCATCCGGGCGGGCAAGCGGCTCATCGTCGTCGCTCACGGGAACAGCCTGCGTGCCCTCTTGAAGTACTTGGACAGGCTGTCGGAAGAGGAGGTTCTCCGGCTCAACGTTCCGACCGGCATGCCGCTGATCTACGAGTTCGATGCGGAGCTCCGGCCGGTCAGCCGTCGCTATCTGGCATCGGAGGACGAGGTCGCGAGCGCCTCGGCGAGCGTCGCTTCCCAAGGGCGGGCGCGGTGA
- a CDS encoding hydantoinase B/oxoprolinase family protein, with translation MNPIQLEIFRALFVSVAEEMGSSLRRTAFSPNIRERCDYSCALYEASGRLAAQGDHMPVHLGSMPVAVRRAIQAVPMGPGDAVILNDPYEGGTHLPDLTLVTPVYGKEEASGAPLFYVASRAHHADIGGMTAGSMPPSSEIFQEGLRIPAVKLVEGGKWNQALLQVILANVRTPGEREGDLAAQLAANRTGEDRLRQMLARYGKEQMQRAAEALIDYTERMVRRRLAEISDGTYEAVDYLDDDGFSEEPIPIRVAIRKRGEEALIDFTGSGPQVQGNVNAVLAIALSAVSYVVRSLLEEDVPANAGLLAPIEVVAPPGSVVNALFPAAVAAGNVETSQRLVDVLLRALGQALPERIPAAGGGTMNNLTLGGIHPDSGCPFAYYETIAGGMGGGPSGDGDSGVHTHMTNSRNTPVEALEHALPVRVVRYRLRRGSGGAGKHRGGDGVIREIEFLTDMDVTLLSDRRRFPPYGLQGGASGARGENLLIDEGGETPLPGKISFRARRGQILSIRTPGGGGWGRPSPPKTA, from the coding sequence ATGAACCCGATCCAGCTCGAGATCTTCCGGGCGCTCTTCGTCTCGGTGGCGGAGGAGATGGGGAGCTCGCTGCGCCGGACCGCCTTTTCGCCCAACATCCGGGAGCGCTGTGACTACTCCTGCGCCCTCTACGAAGCGAGCGGCCGGCTTGCCGCCCAAGGGGATCATATGCCCGTTCATCTGGGCTCCATGCCGGTCGCCGTCCGGAGGGCGATTCAAGCCGTGCCGATGGGGCCGGGTGACGCGGTCATTCTCAACGATCCCTATGAGGGCGGAACCCACCTTCCCGATCTCACCTTGGTTACTCCGGTCTATGGCAAGGAAGAGGCGAGCGGGGCTCCTCTCTTCTATGTCGCCAGTCGCGCCCACCACGCGGACATTGGCGGAATGACCGCGGGCTCGATGCCGCCCTCCTCCGAGATCTTCCAGGAAGGGCTGCGCATCCCGGCCGTCAAGCTCGTGGAGGGCGGGAAGTGGAACCAGGCGCTGCTCCAAGTGATCCTGGCCAACGTGCGTACCCCGGGGGAGCGGGAGGGGGACCTGGCGGCCCAGCTCGCGGCGAACCGGACGGGCGAGGATCGGCTCCGGCAGATGCTGGCGCGGTATGGAAAGGAGCAGATGCAGCGGGCGGCCGAGGCGCTGATCGACTACACCGAGCGGATGGTGCGGAGGCGCCTGGCGGAAATTTCGGACGGCACCTACGAGGCTGTGGACTACCTCGATGACGATGGATTCTCCGAAGAACCGATTCCGATCCGGGTGGCGATCCGGAAGCGAGGCGAGGAGGCGCTCATCGATTTCACCGGCTCTGGCCCCCAGGTCCAGGGCAACGTCAACGCCGTCCTGGCGATCGCACTCTCCGCCGTCTCCTACGTCGTGCGCTCCTTGCTGGAGGAGGACGTCCCGGCGAATGCGGGGCTGCTCGCCCCGATCGAGGTCGTGGCTCCTCCGGGCTCGGTGGTCAACGCCCTCTTCCCGGCTGCGGTCGCCGCGGGAAACGTGGAGACCTCCCAACGGCTGGTCGATGTGCTGCTGCGGGCGCTGGGCCAAGCGCTGCCGGAACGGATTCCCGCCGCAGGAGGCGGAACGATGAACAACCTCACTCTCGGAGGAATCCACCCCGATTCCGGGTGCCCTTTCGCCTACTACGAGACGATCGCCGGGGGCATGGGCGGCGGACCCTCCGGGGACGGGGACAGCGGGGTCCACACCCACATGACCAACTCGCGGAATACGCCGGTCGAGGCACTCGAGCATGCGCTCCCGGTTCGCGTCGTCCGCTATCGGCTCCGGCGAGGTTCGGGGGGGGCCGGAAAGCATCGGGGCGGGGATGGGGTGATCCGGGAGATCGAGTTTTTGACCGACATGGATGTCACCCTCTTGTCTGACCGGAGGCGCTTCCCTCCTTACGGGCTGCAAGGGGGGGCGAGCGGAGCGCGCGGCGAGAACCTGCTCATCGACGAAGGAGGCGAGACTCCCCTGCCCGGCAAGATCAGCTTTCGGGCCAGGCGAGGCCAGATTCTTTCCATTCGGACGCCGGGAGGAGGCGGATGGGGCCGGCCTTCTCCGCCGAAGACGGCTTAA
- a CDS encoding gamma-glutamyl-gamma-aminobutyrate hydrolase family protein, whose product MWTIASWIRAKDEPIFARIFEPEGFLLRNARAEEVPCEGWQGLLLTGGADISAPFLGQEIDAPEKIRSPNPKRDEWEFAALRSALERQLPVLTICRGTQLLNVALGGSLHLDVPGHENLEDAHVQPLAHAEGVEFQFPLVNSSHHQALDRLGTGVVPEAWCVLDGIVEQVRVDGYRFVRGVQYHPERDPVRYRPLFAGFFAAVRQAA is encoded by the coding sequence ATGTGGACAATCGCCTCCTGGATCCGAGCGAAGGACGAACCGATTTTTGCGCGGATCTTCGAACCCGAGGGCTTCTTGCTCCGCAACGCTCGAGCCGAGGAGGTGCCCTGCGAAGGCTGGCAGGGGCTCCTCCTCACGGGTGGTGCCGATATTTCGGCTCCCTTCCTGGGCCAGGAGATCGACGCCCCGGAGAAGATCCGCTCTCCGAACCCCAAGCGGGACGAGTGGGAGTTCGCTGCTCTCCGATCCGCATTGGAGCGGCAGCTTCCCGTTCTCACGATCTGCCGCGGGACACAGCTCCTCAACGTCGCCCTGGGGGGAAGCCTCCATCTCGATGTGCCGGGCCACGAGAACCTGGAGGATGCTCACGTTCAGCCCTTGGCTCATGCGGAAGGAGTCGAATTCCAATTCCCGTTGGTCAATAGCTCGCACCACCAGGCGCTCGACCGGCTGGGAACGGGCGTGGTTCCGGAGGCCTGGTGCGTGCTCGATGGGATCGTCGAGCAGGTGCGGGTGGACGGCTACCGCTTCGTTCGGGGTGTGCAGTATCATCCGGAGCGGGACCCCGTTCGTTACCGCCCGCTCTTCGCAGGGTTCTTCGCCGCCGTGCGGCAAGCCGCTTAA
- a CDS encoding DNA polymerase ligase N-terminal domain-containing protein: MASLDDGIFVIQEHFARTHHFDLRLEREGVLKSWALPKGVPEEAGVRRLAVEVEDHPLSYAAFSGIIPPGQYGAGEVRIWDRGVYRAEEWGTDKIVFELRGERIFGSFALIRLKRGSGQSWILLRRRK; the protein is encoded by the coding sequence ATGGCCTCACTCGACGACGGAATCTTCGTGATCCAGGAGCATTTCGCACGGACCCACCACTTCGACCTCCGGCTGGAGCGGGAGGGGGTGCTCAAAAGCTGGGCGCTTCCGAAGGGAGTGCCGGAAGAGGCGGGGGTGCGGCGCTTGGCCGTGGAGGTCGAGGATCATCCCCTCTCCTATGCAGCCTTTTCGGGAATCATCCCTCCCGGGCAGTACGGGGCGGGCGAGGTCCGGATTTGGGATCGGGGCGTCTACCGTGCCGAGGAGTGGGGTACGGATAAGATCGTCTTCGAGTTGCGCGGAGAGAGGATCTTCGGGAGCTTTGCCCTCATCCGCTTGAAGCGGGGGAGCGGGCAAAGCTGGATTCTTCTGCGCCGCCGGAAGTGA
- a CDS encoding trans-aconitate 2-methyltransferase — protein sequence MRVFCEAGFAFGYLEADGGRFCLAPEAGNLGRGGQDSSLAAAIEAVFAPSVALRLLPLFRTGQRPGPAALIDPGILPWFGRFLEEKHAPLFEEEIVPALPLFAELAKREGLVIDLGCGNGWLLRRLLARLPRWRGLGIDCEAARLAQGREAAHKEGLSERMELVEADLLLWSGPEPAHLVLVIRVLHHLWPERKRLFAHLDQIVRGDGILFLWEPCWPEDLASLRDPMRRSLAFQNLHEYAQGARLLSSAEVIQVVEEAGWKVAASPFAGGAELVVVGTRT from the coding sequence GTGAGAGTATTTTGTGAGGCCGGGTTTGCCTTCGGCTACCTGGAAGCAGACGGCGGCCGATTTTGCCTCGCGCCCGAGGCGGGAAATCTGGGAAGAGGCGGGCAAGATTCCTCGCTTGCCGCCGCGATCGAGGCGGTCTTTGCCCCTTCTGTCGCCTTGCGGTTGCTGCCGCTCTTTCGGACGGGCCAGCGCCCCGGTCCGGCGGCCTTGATCGATCCCGGAATTCTCCCCTGGTTCGGACGGTTCCTCGAGGAAAAGCATGCTCCGCTTTTCGAGGAGGAGATCGTTCCCGCCCTGCCGCTCTTCGCGGAGCTGGCAAAGCGGGAAGGACTCGTGATCGATTTGGGCTGCGGAAACGGCTGGCTGTTGCGGCGGCTGCTGGCCCGCCTGCCGCGGTGGCGCGGGCTCGGGATCGATTGCGAGGCGGCGCGGCTCGCTCAGGGGAGGGAGGCGGCCCACAAGGAGGGCCTTTCCGAGCGGATGGAGCTGGTCGAGGCTGACCTGCTCTTGTGGAGCGGCCCCGAGCCCGCTCATCTCGTCCTGGTGATCCGCGTGCTCCACCATCTCTGGCCCGAGCGGAAGCGGCTCTTTGCGCATCTCGATCAGATCGTGCGGGGGGATGGGATCCTCTTCCTCTGGGAGCCCTGCTGGCCAGAGGATCTCGCCTCCTTGCGCGATCCCATGCGACGGAGCCTTGCCTTTCAGAACCTCCACGAGTATGCCCAAGGGGCACGACTCCTTTCCTCCGCCGAGGTTATCCAGGTCGTCGAGGAGGCGGGATGGAAGGTCGCCGCCAGCCCGTTCGCGGGCGGTGCGGAACTGGTCGTGGTGGGCACAAGAACATGA
- a CDS encoding aminotransferase class III-fold pyridoxal phosphate-dependent enzyme, translating into MGSWAKELSEIHSKHVLTPWSIQKRASGPMIVRGEGSYLYDSEGNRYLDLSAGLVAVNLGHGKKQVVEAIQQQAARLCYASPAFFNDQRALLAQGLSQCAPWPEGARVFFTTGGAEANEDAIKMARMITGRQKILSTYRSFHGSTLGASTLTGEYRRFAGEPGIPGVIHFWGPYPYRSPFFSASEAEETERALRHLELVLLHEDPSRVAAIVVEPVVGSNGVLVPPKGYLDGLREQCLRHGILLIFDEVMTGFGRLGAAFGAARFGVIPDLITFAKGVTSAYVPLGGVLVREGLAATFDEQQLWCGHTYSGHPLAVAAGLGALSAYRDERLFDRAGSIEEWLRRGLRELEKQSPLVGEVRGVGAFFGVELVRDRTTREPLSLWHKPPSPEVRWLQQQLLSRGVYLFCKHNVLLVAPPLTIAEEELQAGIEQLGETLRRLREEPSFDLGRS; encoded by the coding sequence ATGGGAAGCTGGGCAAAAGAGCTGTCGGAGATTCACTCCAAGCACGTCTTGACTCCTTGGTCGATCCAGAAGCGGGCCTCGGGTCCGATGATCGTCCGAGGCGAGGGGAGCTATTTGTATGATTCCGAGGGGAACCGCTACCTCGACTTGAGCGCTGGCCTGGTCGCTGTCAACCTGGGTCACGGAAAGAAGCAGGTGGTCGAGGCGATCCAGCAGCAGGCGGCGCGGCTCTGCTATGCCTCTCCCGCCTTTTTTAACGACCAGCGGGCGCTCCTCGCACAGGGGTTGAGCCAGTGCGCTCCGTGGCCGGAAGGGGCCCGGGTCTTCTTTACGACCGGCGGTGCCGAGGCCAACGAGGATGCGATCAAGATGGCGCGGATGATCACCGGTCGGCAAAAGATCCTCTCGACCTATCGCTCCTTCCATGGTTCTACCCTGGGTGCGAGTACGCTCACCGGAGAGTATCGGCGCTTTGCCGGCGAGCCAGGGATCCCGGGGGTGATTCACTTCTGGGGGCCCTATCCCTACCGGAGCCCGTTCTTTTCGGCAAGCGAGGCCGAGGAGACCGAGCGGGCCCTCCGCCATCTGGAGCTGGTCCTGCTCCACGAGGATCCGAGCCGGGTGGCAGCGATCGTGGTGGAGCCAGTCGTCGGCTCCAACGGGGTCCTGGTTCCTCCCAAGGGATATCTTGACGGGTTGCGCGAGCAGTGCCTCCGTCACGGCATCCTGCTGATCTTCGACGAGGTGATGACGGGCTTCGGCCGGTTGGGGGCCGCCTTCGGCGCGGCTCGCTTCGGGGTCATCCCCGATCTGATCACCTTCGCCAAAGGGGTGACTTCGGCCTACGTGCCGCTCGGGGGAGTCTTGGTACGGGAGGGGCTTGCGGCGACCTTCGATGAACAACAGCTCTGGTGCGGGCATACCTACTCGGGCCACCCACTCGCCGTGGCGGCCGGGCTGGGGGCGCTCTCCGCCTACCGCGATGAGAGGCTCTTCGATCGTGCGGGCTCGATCGAGGAATGGTTGCGCCGGGGGCTTCGGGAGCTGGAGAAGCAGAGTCCACTCGTCGGCGAGGTCCGTGGCGTGGGGGCCTTCTTCGGGGTCGAGCTGGTCCGCGACCGAACGACGCGCGAACCACTTTCCCTCTGGCACAAGCCGCCTTCTCCAGAGGTTCGCTGGCTCCAGCAGCAGTTGCTCTCCCGGGGTGTCTATCTCTTTTGCAAGCACAATGTGCTGCTCGTCGCGCCACCCCTCACGATCGCAGAGGAGGAGCTCCAGGCGGGAATCGAGCAGCTCGGCGAAACCCTCCGAAGGCTACGCGAAGAGCCATCGTTCGACCTCGGAAGGAGTTGA
- the sixA gene encoding phosphohistidine phosphatase SixA, with translation MTLYFLRHATASREAPTDAERALTKAGRHEARVAGKALHRLGARPNFLWSSPLLRARQTAEIAAEALAHSPSLEIQRELENGTPTAELLARLKLLPPDSEIVLVGHMPSLSEHLAALLGAASPENFPMDKGGVAVLLLDEIRLGKAVLRSRLRNEQLEQIA, from the coding sequence ATGACTCTCTACTTTCTCCGTCACGCGACGGCTTCCCGGGAAGCACCAACCGATGCCGAGCGTGCACTGACCAAGGCAGGCCGCCACGAGGCCCGGGTGGCGGGAAAAGCGCTCCATCGGCTTGGCGCGCGCCCAAACTTCCTCTGGTCGAGTCCCTTGCTCCGTGCGCGCCAGACCGCGGAAATCGCTGCGGAAGCCCTTGCCCACTCCCCCTCCCTTGAAATCCAGAGGGAGCTCGAGAACGGGACGCCAACCGCAGAGCTCCTTGCTCGGCTCAAACTCCTGCCGCCGGATTCCGAGATCGTCCTCGTCGGCCATATGCCGAGCCTTTCCGAGCATCTCGCCGCCCTGCTCGGGGCAGCCAGTCCCGAGAACTTTCCGATGGATAAGGGAGGCGTTGCCGTCCTTCTCCTCGATGAGATCCGGCTAGGGAAAGCCGTGCTCCGCTCCCGTCTGCGCAACGAGCAGCTCGAGCAGATCGCCTGA
- a CDS encoding dodecin, whose translation MSDHVYKIIEVVGTSDVNVHEAVRNAIHRASKTVHNLQWFEVEDIRGSIHNGEPHFQVAVRIGFRLDE comes from the coding sequence ATGTCAGATCATGTCTATAAGATCATCGAAGTCGTTGGAACCTCGGATGTGAACGTCCATGAGGCGGTGCGCAATGCGATTCACCGGGCGTCCAAGACGGTCCATAACCTGCAATGGTTCGAGGTGGAGGACATCCGCGGATCGATCCACAACGGTGAGCCGCATTTCCAGGTCGCGGTGCGCATCGGCTTTCGGCTCGACGAGTAG
- the cynS gene encoding cyanase has protein sequence MTRSELTRIILTAKAQKGLRWEAIARTLGKSKEWVAAACLGQMAMTSEQARALTILLDLPDEAEALLQAVPYKGSLPTTIPTDPLLYRFHEILLVYGMVLKELIHEEFGDGIMSAVDFRMHVAREPDPQGDRVRIEMSGKFLPYKPY, from the coding sequence GTGACCCGATCGGAACTCACCCGAATCATCCTCACGGCAAAGGCACAAAAAGGCCTCCGATGGGAGGCGATCGCCCGCACGCTCGGGAAAAGCAAGGAGTGGGTGGCTGCCGCTTGCCTAGGCCAGATGGCGATGACGAGCGAGCAGGCTCGGGCCCTAACTATCCTCTTGGACCTGCCGGACGAGGCGGAGGCCCTCTTGCAGGCTGTCCCGTACAAGGGCTCTCTGCCGACCACCATCCCCACCGATCCGCTCCTCTATCGTTTCCATGAGATCCTCTTGGTCTACGGAATGGTGCTCAAGGAGCTCATCCACGAGGAGTTTGGCGATGGCATCATGAGCGCGGTCGACTTCCGGATGCACGTGGCCCGCGAGCCTGACCCGCAAGGTGACCGGGTCCGGATCGAGATGAGCGGGAAGTTTCTCCCGTATAAGCCTTACTGA